The nucleotide window CTTAGGCCCATTAGTTGTAGCCTTCTCATCTGTCTGTATTATAATGCCCACTATACACTATTTTTAATGAAACGCCCCTTCACTTGCAATACTCTCTTTGGTAATGTCATCTactctttacatatttttttttattttgctagtcatagatctagatatgcaTCTTATTTAGAATAACCCATCGGTATAAGccgtcttaaaaaaaaaacacacacacagcaaaaaAGTATTAATAGGTGCATAAGCGGAAGGAATTATTGTCTTATACTTTAGAccagtgttgttttttgtgacggtacgcaccggtacggcgtaccggcacctttttcaagtaaaaaattattactttttttgtgttttaatgtttattattaatttatctgTAGTTAGAAGTTAGAAAATCCATTACTGAGCACTACTTTGGACATTGAATTGTTGTCTTTCAGATATATAGATTGTTGAAATTGcgaataaaaaacaacatcttgTTGAATGTAACCGCTGGTGTTTCGGTCTTGAATATGGTTAAGTTGTCCTAGTTTTAAGTTCAGAAACATTAGGTACATGGCAAGGGGAACAACTTGtgattatcaatcaatcaatcatcaGGACCAAGGATTTTAAAGCGTAGAATAATTTGGGCCGCTGGTGTGTTGTAGAAAcacaaatgaaatatatttgtcaCGTGTAAATTATAGAAAATACGCCACATTGAAGTAATATAGGAACTGAATCTAAATCTAACATCAAATTTACGAGAGAACTAAAAACATGAATGTATGTTCTTTATGAAGTAAAAGTTGTCTAAATTTGTCTCTTAAAGGGAGAATACGTGTTTTATGATAAGTTTGTGAAACTCTATGATAATTGTTCTAGTGTAGGacactaggcctactatttgaTATGTTAACTTATATCCACTCCAATCATTGTTACGGTATAGTGATTAATAATTGTAGGGAGCATGTTCCCCCTACACGATTACGGGCCTACTTTATTTACCCATAAAGCCTACACGTTATTCTATTTTGTAATAATTGTATGCCTTTGTTTGCCTAATGAAACCACCACGCCACCTGTTGTCTGCACCAAATATCGATGGGTAAGAACCAAAATCAAGACTTACAATGGCTTTAAtattcattaattaaaaaaaaaacatgacaaaacCCATTGTAAAAACTATAAGACTTTGTGTCACTCGATTGTCTTTCCCTGCTTCAACTTACACGCCCTTATTTATAACTTTGATAGACCTTTCCTGTTAACatccaaaacacacacacacacacagactccaGAGCATCCTCCCATGAGGAGCAGGGTCTTGGACAGCAACCGCGCCTGAAACACATACAAAAACATTGGTCAACGCCTGACACTAATGTTTCTACAAAAACTTTGAaaacaagtaaaaaagaaaCCTGAGCATATTAGGCGTTTGGGTGGCAAAAGGTGCGGCCGATTTCAGGtcgaccccctccccccttccgTCTTTGTTCACGCACGTCATCGCCCTGGTCTTTCTTGTGTGTTCACGCACGTCATCGCCCTGGTCTCTCTTATGTGTTCACGCACGTCATCGCCCTGGTTTCTCTTATGTGTTCACGCACGTCATCGCCCTGGTCTCTCTTATGTGTTCACGCACGTCATCGCCCTGGTCTCTCTTATGTGTTCACGCACGTCATCGCCCTGGTCTCTCTTATGTGTTCACGCACGTCATCGCCCTGGTCTCTCTTATGTGTTCACGCACGTCATCGCCCTGGTCTCTCTTATGGGTTCACGCACGTCATCGCCCTGGTCTCTCTTATGTGTTCACGCACGTCATCGCCCTGGTCTCTCTTATGTGTTCACGCACGTCATCGCCCTGGTCTCTCTTATGTGTTCACGCACGTCATCGCCCTGGTCTCTCTTATGGGTTCACGCACGTCATCGCCCTGGTCTCTCTTATGTGTTCACGCACGTCATCGCCCTGGTCTCTCTTATGTGTTCACGCACGTCATCGCCCTGGTCTCTCTTATGTGTTCACGCACGTCATCGCCCTGGTCTCTCTTATGTGTTCACGCACGTCATCGCCCTGGTCTCTCTTATGGGTTCACGCACGTCATCGCCCTGGTCTCTCTTATGTGTTCACGCACGTCATCGCCCTGGTCTCTCTTATGTGTTCACGCACGTCATCGCCCTGGTCTCTCTTATGTGTTCACGCACGTCATCGCCCTGCTCTCTCTTATGTGTTCACGCACGTCATCGCCCTGGTCTCTCTTATGTGTTCACGCACGTCATCGCCCTGGTCTCTCTTATGTGTTCACGCACGTCATCGCCCTGGTCTCTCTTATGTGTTCACGCACGTCATCGCCCTGGTCTCTCTTATGTGTTCACGCACGTCATCGCCCTGGTCTCTCTTATGGGTTCACGCACGTCATCGCCCTGGTCTCTCTTATGTGTTCACGCACGTCATCGCCCTGGTCTCTCTTATGTGTTCACGCACGTCATCGCCCTGGTCTCTCTTATGTGTTCACGCACGTCATCGCCCTGGTCTCTCTTATGTGTTCACGCACGTCATCGCCCTGGTCTCTCTTATGTGTTCACGCACGTCATCGCCCTGGTCTTTCTTATGTGTTCACGCACGTCATCGCCCTGGTCTCTCTTATGTGTTCACGCACGTCATCGCCCTGGTCTCTCTTATGTGTTCACGCACGTCATCGCCCTGGTCTTTCTTATGTGTTCACTCACGTCATCGCCCTGCTCTCTCTTATGTGTTCACGCACGTCATCGCCCTGGTCTCTCTTATGTGTTCACGCACGTCATCGCCCTGCTCTCTCTTATGTGTTAACGCACGTCATCGCCCTGCTCTCTCTTATGTGTTAACGCACGTCATCGCCCTGGTCTCTCTTATGTGTTCACGCACGTCATCGCCCTGGTCTCTCTTATGTGTTCACGCACGTCATCGCCCTGCTCTCTCTTATGTGTTCACGCACGTCATCGCCCTGCTCTCTCTAATGTGTTCACGCACGTCATCGCCCTGGTCTCTCTTATGTGTTCACGCACGTCATCGCCCTGCTCTCTCTAATGTGTTCACGCACGTCATCGCCCTGCTCTCTCTAATGTGTTCACGCACGTCATCGCCCTGGTCTCTCGTATGTGTTTGGTTGAagccaatcgttatagaaggcctggagactgacctgcaacgtcacaacctgtgggaagTTTAGACCTGTTGTTGACATAGTTTTCGAGATCCGGTCCACCACTCTACTAAGACTTTGTTTTCTCAAAGGTTCGAGGTGATTTGAAGTACCCTCAGAATGTAATATCTCAACTCGTGTTGGGACAATAAATACATAATTATGCAAATATTCAGCTTCAAACAAAATTGGTTGTTTTTCTAAATTGGTTACATGTGGAAGATCGAATAAAAACACTGAATATAAAGTCTATTTGTAAGAATATTTTCATACATAAAATTGGTCAccttttaaatacaattttcaaaTAGTGCTATTTTGCTAAACaaattttgtattatataaaaagttATAATAAAAATCATTTGTCCCTATactgtaggacgtaatcatcttcttttttgaagtaacgtctgtattatataagataattatgatataatttattttcacgAATTTTAATGTGATAATCTCATAGTATATTATGAATTTTGGTgcaaattatttcccttataaATAAACAACGCTATAACTTCATTAAAACTTTTCCTTGCCGCTAAATAATGAAAGAGTTATATAGATTTGGTAGaccatagatgtaataaaacgtgacctcaaatcagtgaacatcaatactgaccattgggaagacatagctctagaccgcaacagatggagagagacagtgaccaagaaagctatggacagtgaaagtacatgggtctcagctcaggaagaaaaacgtacaatccgaaaaacggccagctcctctaccaccgaagcaaaagccaccttaacctgcgctatctgtggacgggagtgtctctccaaaatagggctccacggCCACATGaagaagtgtgctctgagatgaaccatagtcgtcctacgactgaaggaggccaatgaatgaagatctagtaggcctatacgtCGCAGCAACCATTGTTAATGTAAACCATCATCCCCTTCGTTTGCGTTCCTCGTGGGCCTCAGTAATAGCATGTTCCTCATGGGCCTCAGTAATAGCATGTTTCTCATGGGCCTCAGTAATAGCATGTTCCTCATGGGCCTCAGTAAAAGCATGTTCCTCATGGGCCTCAGTAATAGCATATTTCTCATGGGCCTCAGTAATAGCATGTTCCTCATGGGCCTCAGTAATAGCATGTTCCTCATGGGCCTCAGTAATAGCATGTTCCTCATGGGCCTCAGTAATAGCATGTTTCTCATGGGCCTCAGTAATAGCATGTTTCTCATGGGCCTCAGTAATAGCATGTTCCTCATGGGCCTCAGTAATAGCATGTTCCTCATGGGCCTCAGTAATAGCATGTTCCTCATGGGCCCCAGTAATAGCATGTTCCTCATGGGCTTCAGTAATAGCATGTCCCTCATGGGACTCAGTAATAGCATGTTCCTCATGGGCCTCAGTAATAGCATGTTCCTCATGGGCCTCAGTAATAGCATGTTTCTCATGGGCCTCAGTAATAGCATGTTCCTCATGGGCCCCAGTTATAGCATGTTCCTCATGGGCTTCAGTAATAGCATGTTCCTCATGGGCCTCAGTAATAGTATGTTCATCATGGGCCTCAGTAATAGCATGTTCCTCTTGGGCCTCAGTAATAGCATGTTCCTCATGGGCCTCAGTAATAGCATGTTCCTCATGGGCCTCAGTAATAGCATGTTCCTCATGGGCCTCAGTAATAGCATGTCCCTCATGGGACTCAGTAATAGCATGTTCCTCATGGGCCTCAGTAATAGCATGTTCCTCATGGGCCTCAGTAATAGCATGTTCCTCATGTTCCCCAGTAATAGCATGTTCCTCATGGGCCTCACTAATAGCATGTTTCTCAGAGTGCCTCATTAAAAACCACCACTCTACTAAAACTTTCGTTTTCTCAAGGGTTCGAGTTGATTTGAAGTAccttaaaatctattataaaagCTCGAGTGTGTAGAAGACAATTGAATAATTCTGCTGCATTTCAGCTTCAACCGAGATTGAATATATTTATGTCCATTGTATGAGTAGTTGCCTTTTACTTCACCATAGTTAAAGTTTAtttgtatcaatattttcacatATTAAATTGGTCATCTTTTAGATATaaagtctagatcagtgatgcccaaaatacggcccgcgggccatatccggcccgtgacgtggtttcatccggcccgccgaaacgtcggtacAAAGAGAAGAAAATCCcgccacattttttttaagtttgaaaaacgtatctttacctacgttattGGATGGAATGGAACcatgacattttaaatttgtagTTTTATGCAATGGGAGAGCAGAAGAAACTAAAAGTGGAGTCTGAATTTAGTAGGTATCTACCAGGGAAAGTGACACGggtctttactttttgttttttgtggaacatggtAATAAGCAAATATGTTTGCTTtgtaaagtgtggctgttttaaagCACAATAACATATAGACGGATTATAAAACATTCTTAGTTTGAGCCGCGAATTAAAGATGATTAAATTACGCCTgaaggatcgatgggaatatttaccaacaaGAGACAAAAAGACGGgtcgttggtaaagctatcTACAattttgctcacattttaagtagagaaatgaagccagcTTACGACGCTTAAAAAATGGAAAATTCACAATctctcattaattaatgtaagtactagatgcaaaaagtttgtttttttttaaacttgttttagGTCAACTTTGTTTCGTTTTGTACATTTTCGGTCATGTGACCCGCGAAAGGaatgtcggaaattaaaatggccctcaggccgaattaggttgggcatcactggtctagatagTGTTAGAAAATGAAtgtattttcttatacaaattttgtattatataaaaaaaattgttagaatAAAATGATTCGTTCCTATGCTGTAAAATTatgatataacatttttttcacatatttTAATGTGATAATCTAATAATACATTATGGATTTTGGTgcaaattatttcccttataaataaataaataacactttGGCTTCGTTAGATTTAAATTTTTCCCTTGCCGCTAAATAATGAGAGTTATAGATTTAGTAcggtgatgcccaaaatacgccCGCTTGCCAGATCCCGctcgcgacgtggttccatacGGGCCCGCCGAAAGGTCGGCACAATGCGTAGAGATCCCCtttccaaacaaacaaacaaaaaaagttgaaaaatgtatcctTACCTTCGTTAGGGCATTCACGTTTTCTCTGATTGATTGGTATCATGATATCtaatatttgtgtgtttatgaaacgGGACTTTGGATGTAGAATCTACCTGGAAAAGAGCTTCAGTTTTACTATATtgttgaacatgataataagccaacatatttattttataaagaaaatgtggctgtttaataaaacaacatGAAAATGGCATTATAAAATATggcggcattttttttttgagtcgcGAATAAAAGGTTGTttaactacgcctagagattggaggatccatgggaatatttaccaaaaagagaccacaAAATGAGTCGATAGTAAAGCTACCTACACTGTTGCTCACTTTTTAAGTAGGGAAATGAGGCTGTTTTCTgacgagtaaaaaaaaaatataattgtcaaataacctattaattaagtattaaatcCACAAGTTttaccaaaatagtttcagaacaatttcatttcgtttttgttactttttaggTCACGTGGCCCACGAGACGAGCgttggaaattaaaatagcccgcaggtcgaattaggtatTGTTAAGCTTTAAAATTTGGAAAATTTTCGCAACCACACTTAGGCTACAAAAAAACCCCACCAACAAAGAACAATTGACAGGGAACTCATTGTTATGATTAATGTAAAAAGGGAAAACTGAGGATTATTTTGCACAGGCTGCTTGGTACCACAATGTTTCTagccgaagcaggacgttttggcgccgccgttttggcgcgaaggtcgttttgtcgcagccgttttggcgcaagGGACGTTTTGgtgcgaaatacattatgtacgttcattgtgttgtttctttaaaaaaaatatgcatatttaagcggcgccaaaacgtcacgtaccggttTCTAGCAAAGTAGAAATTGGCATTTCACTCTAATTGAAGATTATTCTTCATTGAATAAAGGAAAATTTCTTGAAATTGTGGAAATGTTATCCAAATATAACCCAGCACTGAGATAAGAACTTATTAGATTTAAAGGCAGCGATgcacaaagaaaatgtttgtttccaaCCTTCAACCAGAACTCAgagagtttataaatgttttagaaaaccGTGTAAAGGATATACCTATCAGAGAACTATGTACACTGGTCTCTTGTATCATATTACACCGAACATAGATTTCTAAAATTGTAAGATAGtcttgtaaccctgccttgcaccagtgcttgagatgcgcactagcgcactgttgaacgaaaacaggaagacactagaatggagagaagaacagtgcatcaggaactgtgaagagtctgaatgtttgggaaactaagaggccaacttttgtgctgcctgaaggttgtagtagggacctggagcgaagcggggaaggctgtcgttggtccacattcgggttaagtagcaaaggactggtatacttagtagtaagactctgaggaTTTCAGGGATAGGATAAGGCAGCTTCAATGTCTGCTGTTCATGAAGGAATACAGGCAATACTTAGAAAGGAACGCAAAACAAATTTCACTGGATGTGTTCACTGAAG belongs to Biomphalaria glabrata chromosome 12, xgBioGlab47.1, whole genome shotgun sequence and includes:
- the LOC129921943 gene encoding histidine-rich protein PFHRP-II-like, whose product is MRHSEKHAISEAHEEHAITGEHEEHAITEAHEEHAITEAHEEHAITESHEGHAITEAHEEHAITEAHEEHAITEAHEEHAITEAQEEHAITEAHDEHTITEAHEEHAITEAHEEHAITGAHEEHAITEAHEKHAITEAHEEHAITEAHEEHAITESHEGHAITEAHEEHAITGAHEEHAITEAHEEHAITEAHEEHAITEAHEKHAITEAHEKHAITEAHEEHAITEAHEEHAITEAHEEHAITEAHEKYAITEAHEEHAFTEAHEEHAITEAHEKHAITEAHEEHAITEAHEERKRRG